A genomic window from Motacilla alba alba isolate MOTALB_02 chromosome 2, Motacilla_alba_V1.0_pri, whole genome shotgun sequence includes:
- the PP2D1 gene encoding LOW QUALITY PROTEIN: protein phosphatase 2C-like domain-containing protein 1 (The sequence of the model RefSeq protein was modified relative to this genomic sequence to represent the inferred CDS: inserted 5 bases in 4 codons; substituted 3 bases at 3 genomic stop codons), translated as MCIEATRWAFMSEEAAQSQVLAVPKFYTAKFSETHRXKIHYSLEFLVDNXTPTPFCDLANINNPGTSKKVNNSLIKALLICXDKNSTWQRDTEDRFIALDNHESRSDTCFLEILDGCHSVTATETIVAKLPLPFLEQLSHTNSSHKNKNDKKKFXIFFARLIKADYREKEKXPGNEETNKTSXIMKVYAKSFWRMXRFLHLGRNEVSKVHWSGCSVGKRIPSEEVDGTGEEERKHPGNNTHSPLARTAIGVAGLLHVAIIGKYIPHQDFFPFIQLNKEKKKKKKKEKGGKPKLI; from the exons AGCCAGGTCCTTGCAGTACCTAAATTCTACACTGCTAAATTCTCTGAGACGCATAGGTAGAAGATTCATTACTCACTTGAATTCCTTGTGGATA CCACTCCCACACCATTTTGTGATCTTGCCAATATCAACAATCCTGGTACTTCTAAGAAAGTAAATAATTCTTTAATAAAAGCATTACTGATTTGCTAAGATAAAAATTCCACATGGCAGAGAGACACGGAAGACAGGTTTATTGCACTGGACAACCATGAAAGTAGGTCAGATACATGCTTTCTGGAGATTCTTGATGGCTGTCACAGTGTGACAGCTACAGAAACAATTGTAGCAAAGCTTCCACTTCCATTTCTTGAACAGCTTTCTCACACAAACTCctcccacaaaaataaaaatgacaaaaagaaattctagattttttttgccagacTAATAAAGGCAGATtacagggaaaaagaga aaccAGGAAATGAGGAGACCAACAAGACCA CTATTATGAAAGTGTATGCTAAGTCCTTTTGGAGAAT CAGATTTTTACACCTGGGAAGGAATGAGGTTTCCAAAGTTCACTGGAGTGGCTGTTCAGTGGGAAAAAGAATTCCTAGTGAAGAGGTGGATGGCactggggaagaagaaagaaaacatcctgGAAACAACACACACAGCCCATTAGCCAGGACAGCCATAGGTGTTGCTGGGCTACTGCACGTTGCTATTATAGGTAAGTATATTCCacaccaggatttttttcccttcatccaattaaacaaagaaaaaaaaaaaaaaaaaaaaaaagaaaaaggaggcaAGCCTAAATTAATCTAG